From the Desulfonispora thiosulfatigenes DSM 11270 genome, one window contains:
- a CDS encoding pyruvate, water dikinase regulatory protein: protein MIINNTIVYVISDSLGETAEFVARAAVSQFKCGTTEFRRIPYVTTEDHLLEIIEEVSRFPNTIIAYTLVVESLKKLLEQESAKRNIATVDVLGPMMKVISEVTGHQPHGEPGLVHKMDDDYFRKIEAIEFAVKYDDGKDPRGIMHADIVLIGVSRTSKTPLCMYLAHKRIKATNIPLVPEVSPPEELFKLPHGKIIGLKIRPNMLNEIRTERLKTMGLMSSADYASIERILNELDYAEELMKKLGCPVLDVSNRAIEETASKILKIMYRGDQFEK from the coding sequence ATGATTATTAATAATACGATTGTATATGTAATTTCTGATTCTTTAGGTGAAACTGCTGAATTTGTGGCTAGAGCAGCAGTAAGTCAATTTAAATGCGGAACAACGGAATTTAGACGTATTCCATATGTGACCACGGAAGATCATTTATTAGAAATTATTGAAGAAGTAAGTCGTTTTCCAAATACCATTATTGCTTATACACTTGTTGTGGAAAGTTTGAAAAAACTATTAGAACAAGAATCAGCAAAAAGAAATATTGCTACAGTAGATGTGTTAGGACCTATGATGAAGGTTATTTCAGAGGTTACAGGACATCAGCCACATGGTGAGCCAGGACTTGTACATAAAATGGATGATGATTATTTTCGTAAAATAGAGGCTATAGAATTCGCCGTAAAATATGATGATGGTAAAGATCCTAGAGGAATAATGCATGCTGATATAGTCTTAATAGGAGTGTCTAGAACGTCTAAAACACCATTATGTATGTATTTAGCTCATAAACGCATTAAAGCTACGAATATTCCGTTAGTACCAGAGGTAAGCCCTCCTGAAGAATTATTTAAATTACCACATGGCAAAATAATCGGCCTTAAAATCAGACCTAATATGTTAAATGAGATTAGGACAGAAAGATTAAAAACCATGGGTTTAATGTCAAGCGCTGATTATGCAAGTATTGAAAGAATTTTAAATGAACTAGATTATGCAGAAGAACTAATGAAAAAGTTAGGGTGTCCAGTTCTAGATGTTTCTAATAGAGCTATCGAAGAAACTGCTAGTAAAATATTGAAAATAATGTATAGAGGTGATCAATTTGAAAAATAA
- the ppdK gene encoding pyruvate, phosphate dikinase, whose translation MKNKKYVYLFAEGSKDMRNLLGGKGANLAEMTNIGLPVPPGLTITTEACIDYFELGKKLPESLEADLWDKLETVEEATGKKFGDNSNPLLVSVRSGAVASMPGMMDTILNLGLNDETVEGLAKSVNDPRFAYDCYRRFIQMFSDVVMEVEHYEFETILAKQKDTAGVKNDNELSAEDLQNIIKEYKVLVKRSAGKEFPQNPTEQLIMAVQAVFDSWYNPRADYYRKINNISDALGTAVNVQSMVFGNMGAKSGTGVAFTRNPANGENKLYGEYLMNAQGEDVVAGIRTPNPITNLQEDSPVVYDQFVKIANLLENHYRDMQDIEFTIENEKLYMLQTRTGKRTTAAAIRIAAEMVDEKLITKEEALLRIEPTQLDQLLHRSIDPNAELIVIAKGLPASPGAGSGRIVFNADDAENLGKEGKDTILVRLETTPDDIHGVVYSRGILTSRGGMTSHAAVVARGIGKPCVCGCEALEIDVVNEKLVVGKHQFKKGDIISIDGTTGNIILGQVPMIDPELSPSFQRILTWADEIKTLSVRANADSPEEAKKAREFGAQGIGLCRTEHMFMDQARLPIVQEMILSETIEEREKSLRKLLSFQQEDFYGILKAMEGLPVTVRLLDPPLHEFLPNAESLLVDITKLKCSDGDAELLEEKEELLKKVKALSENNPMLGHRGCRLGITYPEIYRMQARAIFQATAQLEKEGYNIIPEVEVPLIIGPDELRLLKAEIDEVAVAVREETGVDFDYHVGTMIELPRACLTADEIAEYAEFFTFGTNDLTQTVLGFSRDDSEGKFMQEYLDYKIIEHNPFIVLDQKGVGKLLKYAVKNAREVKPNLPIGICGEHAGEPSSIEFSHVIGLDFVSCSPFRVPIARLAAAQAAVNNNNQSK comes from the coding sequence TTGAAAAATAAGAAATATGTTTATCTTTTTGCAGAAGGTTCTAAGGATATGAGAAATTTACTGGGTGGTAAAGGTGCTAATTTAGCTGAAATGACTAATATTGGACTTCCAGTACCTCCAGGACTTACGATTACTACAGAGGCTTGTATAGATTATTTTGAGCTAGGGAAAAAACTACCTGAATCATTAGAAGCTGATTTATGGGATAAATTAGAAACAGTAGAAGAAGCTACAGGGAAAAAATTTGGGGATAATAGCAATCCTTTACTAGTTTCAGTTCGTTCTGGAGCGGTAGCTTCCATGCCAGGAATGATGGATACTATCCTAAACTTAGGTTTAAATGATGAAACAGTTGAAGGTCTTGCAAAAAGCGTCAACGACCCACGTTTTGCTTATGATTGCTATCGTCGTTTTATTCAAATGTTTAGTGATGTAGTTATGGAAGTAGAACATTATGAATTTGAAACTATTTTAGCAAAGCAAAAAGATACAGCAGGTGTAAAAAATGATAATGAGCTAAGTGCAGAAGATTTACAAAACATTATCAAGGAATATAAAGTTTTAGTAAAAAGATCTGCAGGAAAAGAATTTCCACAAAATCCTACAGAACAATTAATTATGGCGGTGCAAGCAGTATTTGATTCTTGGTATAATCCAAGAGCAGATTATTATAGAAAAATTAACAATATTTCAGATGCTTTAGGTACAGCAGTAAATGTACAGTCTATGGTATTTGGTAATATGGGAGCAAAAAGTGGAACAGGGGTAGCCTTTACTCGTAATCCAGCTAATGGAGAAAATAAATTATATGGTGAGTATTTAATGAATGCTCAAGGCGAGGACGTAGTAGCAGGAATTAGAACTCCAAATCCAATTACTAACTTACAAGAAGATTCTCCAGTTGTATATGATCAATTTGTAAAAATAGCTAATCTTTTAGAAAATCATTATCGTGATATGCAAGATATCGAATTTACAATTGAAAATGAAAAATTATATATGTTACAAACACGTACAGGAAAAAGGACAACTGCTGCTGCAATTAGAATAGCTGCAGAGATGGTTGATGAAAAATTAATTACTAAAGAAGAAGCTTTATTAAGGATAGAACCAACTCAGCTAGATCAATTACTACACAGAAGCATAGATCCTAATGCTGAATTAATTGTTATTGCTAAAGGGCTACCAGCTTCTCCTGGTGCAGGCAGTGGTAGAATTGTCTTTAATGCAGATGATGCTGAAAATTTAGGAAAAGAAGGCAAAGATACAATTTTAGTTAGACTAGAAACCACTCCAGATGATATTCATGGCGTAGTTTATAGCCGTGGTATTTTAACAAGTCGTGGTGGAATGACTAGCCATGCTGCAGTTGTTGCTCGTGGTATTGGCAAGCCATGTGTATGTGGCTGTGAAGCTCTAGAGATTGATGTGGTAAATGAAAAATTGGTTGTAGGGAAGCATCAGTTTAAAAAAGGTGATATTATTAGTATTGATGGTACTACTGGTAATATTATTTTAGGCCAAGTACCAATGATTGATCCTGAGTTAAGTCCAAGTTTTCAAAGAATATTAACCTGGGCTGACGAAATAAAAACATTAAGCGTAAGAGCAAATGCTGATAGTCCAGAAGAAGCTAAGAAAGCAAGAGAATTTGGAGCCCAAGGAATAGGACTTTGCCGTACAGAGCATATGTTTATGGATCAAGCAAGATTACCAATCGTACAAGAAATGATCTTATCAGAAACAATAGAAGAAAGAGAAAAATCTTTAAGAAAATTATTATCTTTCCAACAAGAAGATTTTTATGGAATCTTAAAAGCTATGGAAGGATTACCAGTAACTGTGCGTTTATTAGATCCTCCATTACATGAATTCTTACCTAATGCAGAAAGCTTATTAGTTGATATTACGAAGCTTAAATGTAGCGATGGAGATGCTGAATTGCTTGAAGAAAAAGAAGAATTATTAAAAAAGGTAAAAGCTTTAAGCGAAAATAATCCAATGTTAGGTCATAGAGGGTGCCGCCTTGGAATTACTTACCCAGAAATTTATCGTATGCAAGCTAGGGCAATATTCCAAGCAACAGCTCAGCTTGAAAAAGAAGGATATAATATTATCCCAGAAGTAGAGGTTCCATTAATTATTGGACCAGATGAATTAAGATTATTAAAAGCAGAAATAGATGAAGTAGCAGTAGCGGTTAGAGAAGAAACAGGCGTAGATTTTGACTATCACGTAGGTACGATGATTGAATTACCAAGAGCTTGCTTAACTGCAGATGAAATTGCAGAATATGCCGAGTTTTTCACCTTTGGGACAAATGATCTTACCCAAACAGTTTTAGGATTTAGTAGAGATGATTCTGAAGGCAAATTCATGCAGGAATACTTAGATTATAAAATTATAGAGCATAATCCATTTATTGTTTTAGATCAAAAGGGTGTTGGGAAATTATTGAAGTATGCAGTGAAAAATGCTAGAGAAGTTAAACCAAACCTACCAATAGGTATTTGTGGAGAGCATGCAGGAGAACCAAGTTCAATTGAGTTTTCTCATGTTATAGGCTTAGATTTTGTAAGCTGCTCACCATTTAGAGTTCCAATAGCAAGATTAGCTGCAGCTCAGGCAGCAGTTAATAATAACAATCAATCTAAGTAA
- a CDS encoding diguanylate cyclase domain-containing protein, giving the protein MKGGNVIKFHILTLFIVLSLILGTQVIALFVQYRVNRPYRGIGYWLLGSSLMALGFIFMPMVTVKSLEMFARIANPLLILGHIFLYIGIKQFFNKKVTKWIPISIFVVLNLSYYYYMYINNDISARTFVVTATIAIISFMISYQLFCKKNRLISSSANFTAAVFFVYGCFYTVRTFRVSMLPTIHSYTDQEEILIIGAILSIIISNLWTFGLIIMVNQRLNSDNQLEKEKLQLIFNTNPDAQLITRLNDGFIVEVNDGFSVLSGYSRAEVIGDYIRTISFWHNPADRQLFITELNDKVTCENREFIFQRKDNSQFSGMISARIIMIHSVPHIISAIRDITERKQFEEALIESEEKYRSILNASPDDITITDLEGNILMISSAAKKMFGYKSDFNNFIGMQLLDFIIPEDVERAKSNLQQMYQGGNLKANEYHGVRQDQSIFDIEVNSGFVYSANGLPDKMVFIIRDITERKLAERKIQKLVQQLEIEKNIAQLNSITDSMTGLANRRYFDETLKTEFFRLRRSGSTLSLIMLDIDYFKKFNDSYGHLAGDQCLRMIATTLKTIISRAPDIVARYGGEEFIIILPETDEDGAKALGERIRKAVEELAIPHCASDIAKCVTASLGIVTVYPTELISPEQVLKQVDEALYCAKKRGRNRCLYSSNEKL; this is encoded by the coding sequence ATGAAAGGAGGGAATGTTATAAAATTCCATATTTTAACCCTTTTTATTGTTCTTAGTTTAATATTGGGCACTCAGGTTATTGCTCTTTTTGTTCAATATAGAGTGAATAGACCCTACCGTGGGATTGGCTATTGGTTACTGGGGTCTAGTTTAATGGCACTAGGTTTTATTTTTATGCCCATGGTAACCGTAAAGTCCCTTGAGATGTTTGCAAGGATCGCAAACCCACTTCTAATTTTAGGTCATATCTTTTTGTACATAGGAATTAAACAGTTTTTTAATAAAAAAGTAACCAAATGGATACCAATTTCAATTTTTGTTGTCCTTAATCTATCTTATTACTATTACATGTATATAAATAATGATATTTCCGCACGTACATTTGTCGTAACTGCTACTATAGCTATTATTTCATTTATGATATCCTACCAGCTTTTCTGCAAAAAAAACAGGCTAATTTCTAGTTCAGCGAATTTTACCGCCGCTGTTTTTTTTGTTTATGGATGTTTTTATACAGTTCGTACTTTTCGGGTAAGTATGTTGCCTACTATTCACTCATATACTGATCAAGAGGAAATTCTTATAATCGGAGCTATTCTTTCTATCATCATTAGTAATTTATGGACATTTGGCTTGATCATCATGGTAAATCAGAGGCTAAATAGTGATAATCAATTAGAAAAGGAAAAATTACAATTGATTTTTAACACAAACCCAGATGCCCAATTAATAACGCGATTAAATGATGGTTTCATTGTTGAGGTCAATGATGGATTTTCGGTATTGAGCGGTTATTCTAGAGCCGAGGTCATTGGGGATTATATCCGAACGATTAGTTTTTGGCATAATCCTGCAGATCGACAACTTTTCATAACAGAGCTGAATGATAAAGTAACTTGCGAAAATAGGGAATTTATTTTCCAACGAAAAGATAATAGCCAATTTTCCGGAATGATCTCAGCCAGAATTATTATGATTCATTCTGTACCCCATATTATCAGTGCGATTCGCGATATAACCGAGAGAAAGCAATTTGAGGAGGCACTTATAGAAAGCGAAGAGAAATATCGTTCTATCCTCAACGCCTCCCCGGATGATATCACGATCACGGATTTAGAGGGGAACATCTTAATGATTTCTTCTGCAGCCAAGAAAATGTTCGGATACAAATCGGATTTTAATAATTTTATAGGTATGCAGCTCCTCGACTTCATTATACCTGAGGATGTTGAAAGAGCAAAATCTAACCTCCAACAAATGTATCAAGGAGGCAATCTAAAAGCAAATGAATATCATGGAGTGCGTCAGGATCAAAGTATCTTTGATATTGAGGTGAATAGTGGGTTTGTTTATAGTGCAAATGGACTCCCGGATAAAATGGTATTTATTATTCGTGACATTACAGAACGCAAGTTAGCCGAGCGAAAAATACAAAAGCTGGTTCAACAACTTGAAATAGAGAAAAATATAGCTCAACTCAATTCGATTACTGACAGTATGACCGGATTAGCTAACCGGAGATATTTTGATGAGACTCTTAAAACAGAATTTTTCAGGTTAAGGCGCTCTGGATCTACATTATCGCTAATCATGCTAGATATTGATTATTTTAAGAAATTCAATGACAGCTATGGCCATTTAGCTGGGGATCAGTGTTTACGAATGATTGCAACTACGTTAAAAACTATTATAAGCCGAGCACCTGATATTGTTGCGCGATATGGAGGGGAAGAGTTTATTATTATATTGCCCGAGACAGATGAAGACGGAGCTAAAGCTTTGGGGGAAAGAATCCGAAAAGCAGTTGAGGAGCTCGCTATTCCACATTGTGCATCCGACATTGCTAAATGCGTTACGGCCAGCCTCGGTATCGTTACCGTTTACCCGACTGAGTTAATATCACCAGAGCAAGTTTTAAAACAGGTTGATGAAGCTCTATATTGTGCTAAAAAAAGAGGGCGTAACCGTTGCCTTTACAGCTCTAATGAAAAACTTTAA
- a CDS encoding FtsW/RodA/SpoVE family cell cycle protein, producing the protein MDLNHNKNIQEYIREICSQVKFRDVHQDIKLELEDHIREISEQYLTQGSSEKEAIRKAIAQMGDADIIGKQLNQVHRRKPEWSILLFSFIFINIGLLAMYFIQRQSLLTYDIHIFQNSLLFSFISLITFICLYFFDYRKLEKYSKHIYLGALLILAITILYGIQLNGSRSWLILGPFSINFVSVSPLLFIVALAGIFNKWDWNNKRKMLQGFILSALPLILILASPSISTGAIYAIACMVVMIVSGADLKKIILISGVSMVILMLSIITKPYQLTRLLTFLNPEADPLGGGYLKIQLSKIISDSGIFGKGFTFNPQLIPNIHTDFVFAFITYTFGWIASILLIAFIVIFLIRIARIARQVKINYAKLLISGFVSILAVQFLWNVSMNLGLVPLSAMGLPFVSYSGSQLVINAATIGIISSIYMRKNISNDYNGLKSE; encoded by the coding sequence ATGGATTTAAATCACAATAAAAATATCCAAGAATATATTCGTGAAATATGCTCACAAGTTAAGTTTCGTGATGTTCATCAAGATATAAAGCTAGAATTAGAAGATCATATCAGGGAAATTTCAGAACAATATCTAACACAAGGTTCTTCTGAAAAAGAAGCTATCAGGAAGGCCATTGCTCAAATGGGTGATGCTGACATTATCGGAAAACAACTGAATCAAGTTCATAGGAGAAAACCTGAATGGAGCATTTTATTATTTTCCTTTATCTTTATCAATATAGGATTATTAGCAATGTATTTTATCCAAAGACAAAGTTTACTTACATATGATATTCATATATTTCAAAATAGTTTGCTCTTTTCATTTATAAGTTTAATTACTTTTATATGTTTGTACTTTTTTGATTATAGAAAACTTGAAAAATATTCTAAACACATTTATCTAGGAGCTCTTTTAATTCTTGCCATTACAATTTTATATGGAATTCAATTAAATGGCAGTAGGAGTTGGTTAATTCTTGGTCCTTTTAGCATTAACTTTGTATCAGTTAGCCCCTTATTGTTTATAGTAGCCCTAGCAGGTATCTTTAATAAATGGGACTGGAATAATAAGCGTAAAATGTTGCAAGGTTTTATATTATCCGCATTACCACTAATTTTAATTTTAGCATCTCCTTCAATTTCAACGGGAGCTATATATGCCATAGCCTGTATGGTTGTCATGATTGTTTCAGGTGCAGATTTAAAAAAAATTATCTTAATATCAGGTGTATCAATGGTAATACTAATGCTCTCTATTATCACCAAACCTTATCAACTAACTAGACTACTTACATTTTTAAACCCTGAAGCTGATCCACTTGGAGGAGGTTATTTAAAGATTCAGTTAAGTAAAATAATTTCTGATTCAGGGATTTTTGGAAAAGGTTTTACATTTAATCCCCAATTAATACCTAATATCCATACAGATTTTGTTTTTGCCTTTATTACATATACATTTGGTTGGATAGCAAGTATTTTGCTTATTGCTTTTATTGTTATATTTCTAATACGTATTGCACGTATAGCCAGACAAGTAAAAATTAATTATGCCAAGTTATTAATAAGTGGTTTTGTTTCTATTCTCGCTGTTCAGTTTTTATGGAATGTATCTATGAATTTAGGGCTAGTACCGCTAAGTGCCATGGGGTTACCTTTTGTAAGTTATAGCGGTTCACAGCTTGTCATTAATGCAGCAACAATTGGTATTATCTCAAGCATTTATATGCGAAAAAATATTTCTAATGACTATAATGGACTAAAATCCGAATAA
- a CDS encoding PadR family transcriptional regulator — MQINKEMLKGSTVVLVLSMLNREPMYGYQMIKEIEKESNSIFSFKEGTLYPILHSLESKDMVESYWCGEEGSRQRKYYRLTTKGKSELKEKQQEWVTFRSTVDKILTREVFSWI, encoded by the coding sequence ATGCAAATAAATAAGGAAATGCTAAAAGGCAGTACAGTAGTTTTAGTACTAAGCATGCTTAACCGTGAACCTATGTATGGTTATCAGATGATTAAAGAAATTGAAAAGGAATCCAATAGTATCTTTAGTTTTAAAGAAGGAACTCTTTATCCTATTCTCCACTCATTAGAGTCAAAAGATATGGTTGAATCCTACTGGTGCGGTGAAGAAGGCAGTAGACAAAGGAAATATTACCGTCTAACTACTAAAGGCAAATCTGAATTAAAAGAAAAACAACAAGAGTGGGTTACATTCCGTTCAACAGTTGATAAAATTTTAACGAGGGAGGTTTTTTCATGGATTTAA